A window of the Streptococcus sp. 116-D4 genome harbors these coding sequences:
- a CDS encoding alpha/beta hydrolase-fold protein translates to MTLSINNEFDWEGIQVKVSLPSNYDPNQTYPAILLNDGNLDFLSSLSESVILVGLTSKNRLDDYTPWKAAALRDGAPDFGGQANVYHDHLFGGLLDKLHSLYRLDETRLAYGGYSLGGLTAVYSLFSFDKVSCVFSICGSFWYPDFVTYCKAETVKNLDCLLYLQNGQTEGVNHSNRLAQAPVYAEQIHTSLQKRYPNGQFVFDPYGHHEQVAERFLAFSSWLTQKWKIK, encoded by the coding sequence ATGACTTTATCAATAAATAATGAGTTTGATTGGGAAGGGATCCAAGTCAAAGTCAGCCTTCCCTCTAACTACGACCCCAATCAAACCTATCCGGCTATTTTATTGAATGACGGAAATTTGGATTTCCTATCGTCCCTTTCTGAATCTGTGATTTTAGTGGGCTTGACCTCTAAAAATCGCCTAGATGACTACACTCCCTGGAAGGCAGCTGCTCTGAGAGATGGAGCTCCAGATTTTGGAGGTCAGGCCAACGTCTATCATGATCATTTATTTGGAGGTCTTTTAGATAAGTTGCACTCGCTTTATCGCCTGGACGAAACTCGCCTTGCTTATGGAGGCTACTCACTAGGTGGTCTGACAGCAGTATACAGTCTTTTCAGCTTTGACAAGGTTTCCTGTGTCTTCTCCATCTGCGGTTCCTTTTGGTATCCTGATTTTGTGACTTACTGTAAGGCAGAGACAGTGAAAAATCTAGACTGTTTGCTGTATTTACAGAATGGTCAAACAGAAGGAGTTAATCATAGCAATCGTCTGGCTCAAGCACCAGTCTATGCTGAGCAGATCCATACCAGTCTTCAGAAACGCTATCCGAACGGTCAGTTTGTCTTTGATCCTTATGGACACCATGAACAAGTAGCTGAGCGATTTCTAGCTTTTTCTAGCTGGTTGACCCAAAAATGGAAAATCAAATAA
- a CDS encoding lysophospholipid acyltransferase family protein, with the protein MFYTYLRGLVMLILWSINGNAHYHNTDKIPNKDENYILVAPHRTWWDPVYMAFATKPKQFIFMAKKELFTNRIFGWWIRMCGAFPIDRENPSASAIKYPINVLKKSDRSLIMFPSGSRHSNDVKGGVALIAKMAKVRIMPVTYTGPMTLKGLVSRERVDMNFGNPIDISDIKKMNDEGIEMVADRIQAEFQRLDDETKQWHNDKKPNPLWWFVRIPALILAIILAILTIIFSFIASFIWNPDKKREKLS; encoded by the coding sequence ATGTTCTATACTTATTTGCGTGGACTAGTCATGCTGATTTTGTGGTCCATCAATGGCAATGCCCACTATCATAATACTGATAAAATTCCTAATAAAGATGAAAACTATATCCTCGTCGCACCTCATCGTACCTGGTGGGATCCTGTTTACATGGCCTTTGCGACCAAGCCAAAACAATTCATCTTTATGGCTAAAAAAGAGCTGTTTACCAACCGCATATTTGGCTGGTGGATTCGAATGTGTGGGGCCTTTCCTATCGACCGGGAAAATCCCAGCGCTTCTGCTATCAAATACCCTATCAATGTCCTCAAAAAAAGCGACCGCTCGCTCATCATGTTTCCAAGTGGGAGCCGTCACTCAAATGATGTAAAAGGTGGCGTAGCCCTGATTGCCAAGATGGCCAAGGTTCGTATCATGCCTGTTACCTACACAGGTCCTATGACCTTGAAAGGATTGGTCAGCCGTGAACGTGTGGATATGAACTTTGGAAATCCTATCGATATCTCAGACATCAAGAAAATGAACGATGAAGGGATTGAAATGGTTGCAGACCGTATCCAAGCAGAATTTCAACGTCTAGACGACGAAACGAAACAATGGCACAATGATAAAAAACCAAATCCACTCTGGTGGTTTGTCCGCATTCCTGCCCTCATCCTTGCCATTATCCTCGCTATCCTAACCATCATCTTTAGTTTTATCGCAAGTTTCATCTGGAATCCAGATAAGAAAAGAGAAAAACTTAGTTAA
- a CDS encoding cation-translocating P-type ATPase codes for MDKNKIMGLTQREVKDRQAKGLVNDFTASASTSTWQIIKRNVFTLFNALNFAIALALAFVQAWSNLVFFAVICFNAFSGIVTELRAKHMVDKLNLMTKEKVKTIREGQEIAIDPEELVLGDVIRLSAGEQIPSDALVLEGFAEVNEAMLTGESDLVQKEVDALLLSGSFLASGSVLAQVHHVGADNYAAKLMLEAKTVKPINSRIMKSLDKLAGFTGKIIIPFGLALLLEALLLKGLPLKSSVVNSSTALLGMLPKGIALLTITSLLTAVIKLGLKKVLVQEMYSVETLARVDMLCLDKTGTITQGKMQVEAVLPLTATYGEEAISSILTSYMAHSEDKNPTAQAIRKRFVGEVTYPLISNLPFSSDRKWGAMELEGLGTVFLGAPEMLLDAEVPEAREALERGSRVLVLALSQEKLDHHKPQKPSDIQALALLEILDPIREGAAETLDYLRSQEVGLKIISGDNPVTVSSIAQKAGFADYDSYIDCSKITDEELVAMAEETAIFGRVSPHQKKLIIQTLKKAGHTTAMTGDGVNDILALREADCSIVMAEGDPATRQIANLVLLNSDFNDVPEILFEGRRVVNNIAHIAPIFLIKTIYSFLLAVICIASALLGRSEWILIFPFIPIQITMIDQFVEGFPPFVLTFERNIKPVEPNFLRRSMLRALPSALMVVFSVLFVKIFGSSQGWSELEISTLLYYLLGSIGFLSVFRACMPFTLWRVLLIVWSVGGFLATALFPRIQKLLEISTLTGQTLPVYGTMMLVFTVIFILTSRYQARK; via the coding sequence ATGGATAAAAATAAGATTATGGGATTAACCCAAAGAGAGGTCAAGGATAGACAAGCTAAGGGCTTGGTCAATGATTTTACTGCATCGGCCAGTACCAGTACTTGGCAAATCATCAAACGAAATGTCTTTACCCTTTTTAACGCTTTGAACTTTGCCATTGCCTTGGCGCTAGCCTTTGTACAGGCTTGGAGCAATTTGGTCTTTTTTGCTGTTATCTGCTTTAACGCATTTTCGGGGATTGTGACCGAGCTACGGGCTAAACACATGGTGGATAAGCTCAATCTCATGACTAAGGAAAAGGTCAAAACCATCCGTGAGGGTCAGGAAATTGCCATCGATCCAGAAGAATTGGTGCTGGGTGATGTCATTCGTTTGTCTGCTGGAGAGCAGATTCCCAGTGATGCCTTGGTTTTGGAAGGCTTTGCGGAAGTCAATGAAGCTATGTTGACGGGTGAGAGTGATTTGGTGCAAAAGGAAGTGGATGCCTTGCTTTTGTCAGGAAGTTTCCTAGCTAGTGGGTCAGTTTTAGCTCAAGTTCACCATGTCGGTGCAGACAACTATGCTGCCAAACTCATGCTGGAAGCCAAGACCGTTAAACCCATCAACTCTCGGATCATGAAATCACTGGACAAGCTAGCAGGTTTTACTGGGAAAATTATCATTCCTTTTGGTCTAGCTCTCCTGCTAGAAGCCTTGCTTTTAAAAGGCTTGCCTCTTAAGTCGTCCGTTGTAAATTCGTCGACAGCCCTTCTGGGAATGTTGCCTAAGGGAATTGCCCTTTTGACCATTACTTCGCTCTTGACTGCGGTTATTAAGCTGGGCTTGAAAAAGGTCTTAGTGCAGGAGATGTACTCTGTTGAGACCTTGGCGCGCGTGGATATGCTCTGTTTGGACAAGACGGGCACCATCACCCAAGGAAAGATGCAGGTGGAGGCTGTTCTTCCACTGACGGCAACTTATGGTGAAGAGGCTATTTCTAGCATCCTGACCAGCTATATGGCCCATAGTGAGGATAAAAATCCAACTGCCCAAGCTATTCGAAAGCGTTTTGTGGGGGAAGTTACTTATCCTTTGATTTCAAATCTCCCCTTCTCAAGCGACCGCAAGTGGGGAGCCATGGAGTTAGAAGGTTTGGGAACAGTTTTCTTAGGGGCGCCTGAGATGTTGTTGGATGCTGAAGTTCCTGAAGCTAGAGAAGCTCTTGAGCGAGGCTCACGTGTCTTGGTCTTAGCTCTCAGTCAGGAGAAATTAGACCATCACAAGCCGCAGAAACCATCTGATATTCAGGCTCTAGCCTTACTGGAAATCTTGGACCCCATTCGAGAGGGAGCAGCTGAGACGCTGGACTATCTCCGTTCTCAGGAAGTGGGACTCAAGATTATCTCTGGCGACAATCCAGTTACGGTATCCAGTATTGCCCAGAAGGCTGGTTTTGCGGACTATGACAGTTATATAGATTGCTCAAAAATCACGGATGAGGAATTGGTTGCTATGGCGGAGGAGACTGCTATTTTCGGACGTGTTTCCCCTCATCAAAAGAAACTCATCATCCAAACGCTGAAAAAAGCGGGTCATACAACAGCAATGACAGGGGACGGAGTCAATGATATTCTGGCCCTTCGTGAGGCGGATTGTTCTATCGTGATGGCGGAAGGGGATCCAGCGACTCGTCAGATTGCCAATCTGGTTCTCTTGAACTCTGACTTTAATGATGTTCCTGAGATTCTCTTTGAAGGCCGTCGTGTGGTCAATAACATTGCCCATATCGCCCCAATTTTCTTGATAAAGACCATCTACTCATTCTTGCTAGCAGTCATCTGTATTGCCAGTGCTCTTCTGGGACGGTCTGAATGGATCTTGATTTTCCCCTTCATTCCGATTCAAATTACCATGATTGACCAATTCGTGGAAGGTTTTCCACCATTCGTTCTGACTTTTGAGCGAAATATCAAACCTGTTGAGCCAAACTTCCTCAGAAGATCCATGCTTCGTGCCCTACCAAGCGCTCTCATGGTTGTGTTCAGCGTTCTTTTTGTGAAAATATTTGGAAGTAGCCAAGGTTGGTCTGAGTTAGAAATCTCAACTCTACTCTATTATCTCTTGGGGTCAATTGGTTTCTTATCCGTATTTAGAGCCTGCATGCCATTTACCCTATGGCGTGTCCTCTTGATTGTTTGGTCAGTAGGAGGTTTCCTAGCCACAGCTCTCTTCCCAAGAATTCAAAAACTGCTTGAAATTTCGACACTTACAGGACAAACATTGCCTGTTTATGGAACCATGATGCTGGTCTTTACCGTGATATTCATTTTGACCAGTCGCTATCAAGCCAGAAAATAA
- a CDS encoding tRNA (adenine(22)-N(1))-methyltransferase: MISKRLELVASFVPQGAILLDVGSDHAYLPIELVERGQIKSAIAGEVVEGPYQSAVKNVEAHGLKEKIQVRLANGLAAFEEADQVSVITIAGMGGRLIARILEGGLDKLANVERLILQPNNREDDLRIWLQDHGFQIVKESILEESGKFYEILVVEAGQMKLSASDVRFGPFLSKEVSPVFIKKWQKEAAKLEFVLGQIPEKNLEERQVLVDKIQAIKEVLHVSK; the protein is encoded by the coding sequence ATGATTTCAAAGAGATTGGAATTAGTGGCTTCCTTTGTGCCACAAGGTGCCATTTTACTAGATGTGGGAAGTGACCATGCTTATCTGCCTATCGAATTGGTCGAAAGAGGCCAAATCAAAAGTGCCATTGCAGGTGAGGTTGTGGAAGGCCCCTATCAGTCTGCAGTCAAAAATGTTGAGGCTCACGGCCTCAAGGAGAAAATTCAAGTTCGTTTAGCCAATGGCTTGGCAGCCTTTGAAGAGGCAGATCAGGTATCGGTCATCACCATTGCAGGTATGGGTGGTCGTTTGATTGCTAGGATATTAGAGGGAGGCTTGGACAAGCTAGCCAATGTAGAGCGTTTGATTCTCCAGCCTAATAATCGTGAAGACGACTTGCGCATTTGGTTGCAAGACCATGGTTTCCAGATTGTGAAAGAAAGCATTCTAGAAGAATCTGGCAAGTTCTACGAGATTTTGGTGGTGGAAGCAGGACAAATGAAGTTATCTGCTAGTGATGTTCGCTTTGGACCCTTCTTGTCTAAAGAAGTTAGCCCAGTCTTTATCAAAAAATGGCAAAAAGAAGCTGCTAAGCTAGAGTTCGTCCTCGGACAAATTCCAGAAAAAAATCTGGAGGAACGTCAAGTTCTAGTAGATAAAATTCAAGCCATTAAGGAGGTGCTCCATGTTAGCAAGTGA
- a CDS encoding Nif3-like dinuclear metal center hexameric protein, protein MLASEVINAYEAFCPQEFSMEGDSRGLQIGTLDKDIQRVMVALDIREETVAEAIEKCVDLIIVKHAPIFRPIKDLVANHPQNQIYIDLIKHDIAVYVSHTNIDIVENGLNDWFCQMLGIEKTTYLQETGSERGIGRIGNVQPQTFGELAQHVKQVFGLDSLRMVHYQETDLQKPISRVAICGGSGQSFYKDALAKGADVYITGDIYYHTAQDMLSDGLLALDPGHYIEVLFVEKIAELLNQWKEEKGWTIDIVPSQVSTNPFHHI, encoded by the coding sequence ATGTTAGCAAGTGAAGTGATTAACGCGTATGAAGCCTTTTGCCCTCAGGAATTTTCTATGGAGGGAGACAGTCGTGGCCTGCAAATTGGCACTTTGGACAAGGATATCCAAAGAGTCATGGTAGCTCTCGACATTCGTGAAGAAACGGTGGCTGAAGCCATTGAAAAGTGTGTGGACTTGATTATCGTCAAGCACGCGCCGATTTTCCGTCCCATCAAGGACTTGGTAGCCAACCATCCGCAAAATCAGATTTACATTGATCTCATCAAACATGACATCGCAGTTTATGTCAGCCATACTAACATTGACATCGTTGAAAATGGCCTCAATGACTGGTTTTGTCAGATGCTAGGTATTGAGAAGACGACTTATCTGCAGGAAACAGGTTCTGAACGTGGGATTGGACGTATTGGGAATGTTCAGCCTCAGACATTTGGGGAATTGGCCCAACATGTCAAGCAAGTCTTTGGTCTAGATAGCCTTCGAATGGTGCATTATCAAGAGACTGATTTGCAGAAGCCTATCTCAAGAGTGGCCATCTGTGGTGGAAGTGGGCAGTCATTCTATAAGGATGCCTTGGCAAAGGGGGCAGATGTCTATATCACTGGTGATATTTACTACCACACTGCCCAGGATATGTTGTCTGATGGTTTGCTAGCATTGGACCCAGGCCACTATATCGAAGTGCTTTTTGTAGAAAAAATTGCAGAGCTTCTTAATCAATGGAAAGAGGAAAAAGGCTGGACAATCGATATTGTACCTAGTCAAGTATCAACCAATCCTTTCCACCATATCTAG
- a CDS encoding NAD(P)/FAD-dependent oxidoreductase, whose translation MKKVAIIGAGIVGATAAYYLSKESDLEITVFDHGQGQATKAAAGIISPWFSKRRNKAWYKMARLGADFYVDLLSDLENSGQEIDFYQRSGVFLLKKDETKLEELYQLALQRREESPLIGQLAILDQASANKLFPGLQGFDRLLYASGGARVDGQLLVTRLLEASQIKLVKEKVTLTPLAAGYQIGEEVFDQVILATGAWLGDVLESLGYEVDVRPQKGQLRDYQLTQDMEAYPVVMPEGEWDLIPFAGGKLSLGATHENDMGFDLTVDETLLQKMEEAALPHYPVLSKPTSRTERVGIRAYTSDFSPFFGQVPGLSGVYAASGLGSSGLTTGPIIGYHLAQLIQDKELTLDPLNYPIANYVKRVKSE comes from the coding sequence ATGAAAAAAGTTGCTATTATCGGAGCAGGGATCGTGGGTGCAACAGCTGCCTACTACCTCTCTAAAGAAAGTGACCTAGAAATAACCGTCTTTGACCATGGACAAGGTCAGGCTACCAAGGCCGCAGCAGGAATTATCAGTCCTTGGTTTTCCAAACGCCGCAATAAAGCCTGGTACAAAATGGCGCGCTTGGGGGCTGATTTTTATGTGGATTTGTTGTCTGATTTAGAGAATTCAGGGCAAGAAATCGACTTTTACCAACGTTCGGGAGTCTTTCTCCTGAAAAAGGATGAAACTAAGTTGGAAGAACTCTATCAACTAGCCCTCCAGCGCAGAGAAGAATCTCCCTTGATAGGGCAATTAGCCATTTTAGACCAAGCGTCTGCAAATAAATTATTCCCTGGTTTGCAGGGATTTGATCGCTTGCTCTATGCTTCTGGTGGAGCAAGAGTGGATGGTCAGCTTTTAGTCACTCGTTTGCTAGAAGCCAGTCAGATCAAGCTGGTCAAAGAAAAAGTGACTCTGACACCTTTAGCAGCAGGCTACCAGATTGGCGAAGAGGTGTTTGATCAGGTTATTTTAGCGACGGGAGCTTGGTTGGGAGATGTTTTGGAGTCTTTAGGATATGAAGTAGATGTCCGTCCTCAAAAAGGACAACTCCGAGATTATCAACTTACCCAAGATATGGAAGCTTATCCTGTTGTTATGCCAGAGGGGGAGTGGGATTTGATTCCTTTTGCTGGTGGGAAATTGTCCTTAGGAGCTACCCATGAAAATGACATGGGATTTGACTTGACCGTGGATGAAACCTTGCTCCAGAAAATGGAGGAGGCAGCCTTGCCCCATTATCCAGTTTTGTCTAAACCGACTTCAAGAACTGAGCGTGTGGGAATCCGTGCCTATACTAGTGATTTCTCTCCTTTCTTTGGACAAGTACCTGGCTTATCAGGTGTCTATGCTGCTAGTGGACTGGGTTCATCAGGCCTCACAACTGGTCCTATCATTGGTTATCACCTAGCTCAACTAATCCAAGACAAGGAGTTGACCTTGGACCCTCTAAACTACCCAATTGCAAACTATGTCAAACGAGTAAAAAGCGAATAA
- the galE gene encoding UDP-glucose 4-epimerase GalE codes for MQEKILVTGGAGFIGTHTVIELIQAGHQVVVVDNLVNSNRKSLEVVERITGVEVPFYEADIRDTATLRDIFKQEEPTGVIHFAGLKAVGESTRIPLAYYENNIAGTVSLLKAMEENNCKNIIFSSSATVYGDPHTVPILEDFPLSVTNPYGRTKLMLEEILTDIYKADSEWNVVLLRYFNPIGAHESGDLGENPNGIPNNLLPYVTQVAVGKLEQVQVFGDDYDTEDGTGVRDYIHVVDLAKGHVAALKKIQKGSGLNIYNLGTGKGYSVLEIIQNMEKAVGRPIPYRIVDRRPGDIAACYSDPAKAKAELGWEAELGITQMCEDAWRWQSKHPNGFED; via the coding sequence ATGCAAGAAAAGATTTTGGTAACGGGTGGAGCAGGTTTTATCGGAACCCACACTGTTATTGAGTTAATCCAAGCAGGTCATCAGGTTGTTGTGGTGGATAACCTTGTTAATAGTAACCGAAAGAGTTTAGAAGTTGTTGAGAGAATTACAGGAGTTGAAGTGCCTTTCTATGAGGCAGACATCCGTGATACAGCTACTCTTCGTGACATTTTCAAGCAAGAAGAACCAACAGGTGTCATTCACTTTGCTGGTTTGAAGGCTGTTGGTGAATCAACACGTATCCCTCTTGCCTACTATGAGAACAATATCGCCGGAACTGTCAGTCTTCTAAAAGCTATGGAAGAAAACAACTGTAAAAACATCATTTTCAGTTCTTCTGCGACAGTTTATGGCGATCCTCATACAGTGCCCATCTTGGAAGATTTCCCACTTTCAGTGACCAATCCTTACGGTCGTACTAAGCTTATGCTTGAGGAAATTTTGACCGATATCTACAAGGCAGACTCAGAATGGAATGTGGTCTTGCTTCGTTACTTCAACCCAATCGGAGCTCATGAGAGTGGTGATTTGGGAGAAAATCCAAACGGTATTCCAAACAATCTCTTGCCATATGTGACGCAAGTAGCCGTTGGAAAATTAGAGCAAGTGCAAGTGTTTGGAGATGATTACGATACGGAAGACGGAACTGGTGTTCGTGACTATATCCACGTTGTCGATTTGGCTAAAGGTCACGTTGCAGCTCTGAAAAAAATCCAAAAAGGTTCAGGTCTAAACATTTATAACCTTGGAACAGGTAAAGGCTACTCAGTTCTTGAAATTATCCAAAACATGGAAAAAGCAGTGGGACGTCCAATTCCTTACCGCATTGTAGACCGTCGTCCAGGGGATATCGCAGCCTGCTATTCAGATCCTGCAAAAGCCAAAGCAGAACTGGGCTGGGAAGCAGAGCTGGGCATCACCCAAATGTGTGAAGACGCATGGCGTTGGCAAAGCAAGCATCCAAACGGATTTGAAGACTAA
- a CDS encoding glycosyltransferase family 2 protein: MVMSIIVPCLNEEEVLPLFYQALEALIPELGVEIEYVFVDDGSSDGTLRLLKTYREQNPAVHYISFSRNFGKEAALYAGLQYATGDLVVVMDADLQDPPSMLLEMKALLDQNADLDCVGTRRTSREGEPLFRSFCADLFYRLMQKISPVALPSGVRDFRMMRRPVVDAILSLTESNRFSKGLFAWVGFKTHYLDYPNVERQAGKTSWSFKQLFFYSIEGIVNFSDFPLIIAFVAGLLSCFLSLLMTFFVVVRTLILGNPTSGWTSLMAVILFLGGIQLLTIGILGKYISKIYLETKKRPLYLIKEKSGLPDFTEKNKEKRL, encoded by the coding sequence ATGGTGATGTCAATCATTGTCCCCTGTTTAAACGAAGAGGAAGTACTTCCTCTTTTTTATCAGGCTTTGGAAGCTTTGATTCCTGAGTTGGGAGTAGAAATCGAGTATGTCTTTGTCGATGATGGCTCAAGCGATGGGACCTTGAGACTCTTAAAGACCTATCGGGAGCAAAATCCGGCAGTGCATTATATTTCTTTCTCGCGAAATTTTGGAAAAGAAGCAGCCCTCTATGCAGGCTTGCAATATGCGACAGGAGACCTAGTGGTGGTGATGGATGCAGATCTCCAGGATCCTCCGAGTATGTTGCTTGAGATGAAAGCTTTACTAGACCAGAATGCAGACTTAGACTGTGTTGGGACACGGAGAACCAGTCGAGAGGGAGAACCCCTGTTTCGCAGTTTCTGTGCTGATCTTTTTTATCGCCTCATGCAAAAAATTAGTCCAGTAGCCCTGCCTTCTGGTGTCCGTGATTTTCGCATGATGAGAAGGCCTGTAGTCGATGCCATTTTAAGCTTGACTGAGTCCAATCGTTTTTCGAAGGGACTCTTTGCCTGGGTCGGCTTTAAAACCCACTATCTGGACTATCCAAATGTCGAAAGGCAGGCTGGCAAGACCAGTTGGAGTTTTAAACAACTCTTTTTCTACTCCATTGAAGGAATTGTTAATTTTTCAGATTTTCCTTTGATTATAGCCTTTGTGGCTGGTCTCCTATCATGTTTTCTTTCTCTGCTTATGACCTTTTTTGTTGTGGTTCGAACTCTCATTTTGGGCAATCCGACATCAGGTTGGACCTCTTTGATGGCTGTCATTCTCTTTCTTGGGGGAATCCAACTCTTAACCATTGGGATTCTGGGCAAGTATATTAGTAAGATTTATCTAGAGACCAAAAAAAGACCACTTTATCTTATCAAAGAAAAAAGTGGACTTCCTGATTTTACAGAAAAAAATAAAGAAAAAAGACTATAA
- a CDS encoding ferredoxin has product MKITLIPERCIACGLCQTYSELFDYHDNGIVRFYDDPDQLEKEISPSQDVVEAVRNCPTRALIKD; this is encoded by the coding sequence ATGAAAATCACACTTATACCTGAACGTTGCATTGCCTGTGGGCTTTGCCAAACTTATTCTGAATTATTTGATTACCACGATAATGGAATCGTGCGCTTTTACGATGACCCTGATCAACTAGAAAAAGAAATTTCTCCTAGTCAGGACGTCGTAGAAGCTGTTAGAAACTGTCCGACACGTGCCTTGATTAAAGATTAA
- a CDS encoding SAG1386/EF1546 family surface-associated protein, producing the protein MAKEPWQEDIYENQEETRSERRKREQGGGVLANRILTILASIFFVIVVVMIIVLIYLSSGGSNRTAALKDFYDSDTKVEQVSSTSSSSSEQASSSSEEKVEESSSSSEHPNDPEGTTKVMAGEGEAAIAARAGISIAQLEALNPGHMATGSWFANPGDVVKIK; encoded by the coding sequence ATGGCAAAAGAACCGTGGCAAGAAGATATTTATGAGAATCAAGAAGAAACAAGATCAGAACGTCGTAAGAGAGAACAAGGTGGAGGAGTGCTGGCTAATCGTATCTTGACTATTTTAGCAAGTATTTTCTTTGTGATTGTAGTCGTGATGATTATTGTTCTGATCTATCTTTCATCGGGTGGGAGTAATCGCACAGCAGCCTTGAAAGATTTTTACGATTCAGATACAAAAGTAGAGCAAGTTTCTTCTACTTCTAGTAGTAGTTCAGAGCAGGCATCTTCTAGTTCAGAGGAGAAGGTAGAAGAGTCATCTAGTAGCTCAGAACATCCAAATGATCCAGAAGGAACTACAAAAGTTATGGCTGGAGAAGGAGAAGCAGCCATTGCCGCTCGTGCAGGAATCTCGATTGCGCAGTTAGAGGCTTTGAATCCTGGGCATATGGCTACAGGATCTTGGTTTGCTAATCCAGGTGATGTTGTCAAAATCAAATAG
- the cmk gene encoding (d)CMP kinase, translated as MKTIQIAIDGPASSGKSTVAKIIAKDFGYTYLDTGAMYRAATYMALKNQLGVEQVEELLTLLDQHPISFGRSETGEQLVFVGDVDITHPIRENEVTNHVSAIAAIPEVREKLVSLQQEIAQQGGIVMDGRDIGTVVLPQAELKIFLVASVDERAERRYKENVAKGIETDLETLKEEIAARDYKDSHRETSPLKQAEDAVYLDTTGLGIQEVVEKIKAEAEKRM; from the coding sequence ATGAAAACAATTCAAATTGCTATTGACGGCCCAGCTTCAAGTGGTAAGAGTACAGTCGCAAAGATTATTGCCAAGGATTTTGGTTACACCTATCTAGATACAGGTGCTATGTATCGTGCAGCGACCTATATGGCTCTCAAGAACCAATTAGGAGTTGAACAAGTTGAAGAACTCTTAACCTTATTGGACCAGCATCCAATCAGTTTTGGACGCTCAGAAACGGGAGAACAACTTGTCTTTGTAGGGGATGTGGATATTACTCATCCTATTCGTGAAAATGAAGTGACCAATCATGTTTCAGCTATTGCAGCAATTCCTGAAGTTCGTGAGAAACTAGTTTCTCTCCAGCAAGAAATCGCCCAGCAAGGCGGGATTGTCATGGATGGTCGCGATATTGGAACCGTTGTATTACCACAAGCAGAATTGAAAATTTTCCTAGTAGCTTCTGTCGATGAAAGAGCAGAGCGTCGTTACAAGGAAAATGTTGCCAAGGGAATTGAAACAGACCTTGAAACCCTAAAAGAGGAAATTGCTGCGCGTGACTATAAGGATAGTCATCGTGAGACTTCGCCTCTCAAACAAGCAGAGGATGCAGTTTACCTTGATACGACTGGATTAGGTATTCAAGAAGTAGTTGAAAAAATCAAAGCAGAAGCTGAAAAAAGAATGTAA
- a CDS encoding zinc ribbon domain-containing protein YjdM, translating into MNNLPNCPKCNSEYVYEDGALLVCPECAYEWNPAEVADVEEGLVAIDANGNKLSDGDTVTLIKDLKVKGAPKDLKQGTRVKNIRIVEGDHNIDCKIDGFGAMKLKSEFVKKI; encoded by the coding sequence ATGAACAACCTACCAAATTGTCCAAAATGTAACTCAGAGTATGTCTACGAAGACGGTGCCCTACTGGTTTGCCCAGAGTGTGCTTATGAGTGGAATCCTGCTGAAGTTGCAGATGTAGAAGAAGGCCTTGTCGCTATCGATGCTAACGGGAATAAATTGTCTGACGGTGATACAGTAACCCTTATCAAGGACTTGAAAGTAAAAGGTGCGCCAAAAGATTTGAAACAAGGAACGCGCGTGAAAAATATCCGCATCGTAGAAGGCGACCACAATATCGACTGTAAAATTGATGGCTTTGGTGCCATGAAACTCAAATCAGAGTTTGTGAAGAAAATTTAA